The genomic window GCTCATCCCCAGCTGCTTGCCGAGGCCCGCCATGGTCAGCTTCGCCAGCCCGTGCTCCGCGATCGCCGCCATCGCCACCGCCAGCACCTCCTCCCGAGGCCGCGCGGGCCGCCGGGACCGGGGCTCTGCCATGCTGCGGACTCCTTGGGGCCGGGGGCGGGGTGCTTCTCAGGTTAGGTGACAGCAGGTCGGGTGACAGGCCCTGCGGGACGTCGCTAGCCTGGTCGCATGCAGCTGGTCACCCGCGCCGAGTGGGGTGCGCAACCGCCCAAGGCCGACTGGACGTACGTGGCGACTACCCAGGGTGTGAAGGTCCACTACGAAGGTGAGCCGGTCCCGGCCGATCTGGTGGACCATCACGAGTGGTGCGCGGGGCGGGTACGCGCCATCCAGGCGGCGCACCTGGCCAACCCCACCGAGGGTTGGATCGACATCGCCTACAACGCCGTGATCTGCCCGCACTCCTACGTCTTCGAGGGACGCGGCCCGCACCACGAGACGGGTGCCAACGGCAACCAGCCGCTCAACCTCGCGCACTACGCGGTCTGCGCCATGCTCGGCGACTCCGGGCTCACCGAGCCGAACGATGCGCTGCTGGCCGGAGTGTGCGACGCCATCGAGTGGTTGAGGCGGGAGGGCGGCGCCGGGTCGGAGGTCAAGGGGCACCGGGACGGCTATCCGACCCAGTGCCCGGGCGACCCGCTCTACGCCTGGATTCTGGCCGGCGCCCCCCGACCCGCCCCGGGCGGCCATGTCCCGCCGCCGGGCGCCGCCGGCCCCTCCCACCCCGGCGGGCGCCGTGGCACGCCCGGCCCCCGCAAGGGCAGCCGCCCGCCCCGGCCGCCTCAGGCCCCGCCGGGGGCTGCGGGCTGAGCCAGCGTCAGACCTGGGGCTGCTGCTGGGTGATGCAGTGGATGCCGCCGCCTGTCGACCTCTCGGCCGCTCCTGCAGGGAACCCGCAATGCGACGTTCCATCGCAGGTGTCAGGTCACATTCCTGACGGTCGCCAGCGCCGCGCCCCACGGATACGCGGCAGGGTTGCCCTGGCCAGGGATGTTCGGCACGAAGCCGCCCGGGCCGAGGAGCACACGCACACCAGCCCCGCGGAGCACGGCAACACTGTGTTCGAACTGCGGATGCGCGAGGAACGCTGAGTTCACGCAGGGCATCGTGACCAGCGGGATCCCCTTGCCGATGGCCTCAGCCGCGAAGCCAACGATGAAGCTGCTCGTCAGGCCGAGTGCCCACGAGTTCAGGGTGTTGAAGGTGGCTGGCGCCAGCAGGGCGGCCGTGGCGGGAGGCCAGACATCGGGCTCGCCCGGGCGTCGGTGGCGGCTGCGTACAGGGTGACCAGTGAGGCGCTCCAGCTCGGCGAGCTCGCCAGTCAGCCAGTCGGCCGCCGTTGGCGTCAATCCCAGGCACACACGCCACCCATCGGTCTGGGCCTGTTCGATAACTGGTGCGAGGTTGAGCACGGGCGGTGCTGCGGACCCCAGCAGATAGAGCACTCGATCAGTCGGCATGCCGCTGACAGTACGAGATCCGGATCACAGTGACCACGTTCGGGGGTATCGTCATCGCACTCGGTAGTCAGACCAGGGGATCCGCCATGGCCAATCCAGATCCTGACAGCGTGGGCGCCCGCATCGCCGCGTTCCGCAAAGTCCGCCACCTCACCCAGCGAGGCCTCGCTGACAGGGCGAACATCAGCTACAGCCTCATGTTCAAGATCGAGCAGGGCGACAAACCCGCAAGCCCTCCAGTCCTCGCGGCGCTTGCACGGGCGCTCTCGGTGTCGGTCGCGGACCTCACCGGCCAGCCGTACGTGGACGCGCTCTGCCAAGACCGGCTCGACGGGTTGATCCAGCCCATTCGCGAGGCCCTGGACCTGTTTGACCTCGGTGCCGACGATGACCTGTCCATCCGCTCGATCCAGGAGCTGGTGGCAGATGCGGATCGCATGTGCGGCCTGATCCGCGGCGGCGACCTGCGGACCGTCGCTGCAGAGCTTGCGGGCCTGATCGCCGAAATTACGAGCGCTGCCTATACGACCCCAGACGATCGCCTGTGGCAGGCCCTCGCCAGCACGTACCGCTCCGCGTATGACATCGCCCATAAGCTCGGATTCCACGACCTCTCGGCTCTCGCCCTGGACCGCATGGCTTGGGCGTCCGAACGAGCATCCGATGCTGTTAGCGCCAGCACTCGCCAGTACTTGCGTTCCCTCGCCTACCTGCGGGCTGGTCAATACCGCACCGGGATGCGCATTGCGGAGGTCGGCCGCCAGCTTGCCGCTCAGGCCGCCGACGGTCTTGAGAGAGAAGCTGTGATCGGGCAACTGCACCTCGGATCGGCGGTCCTGGCCGCCCGCGCAGGGCAACGAGATGAGGCAGAAGAGCAGTTGGCCGCCGCAGACCGCATTGCCAACGAGGTAGGCGAGATCCACCGTGTTAGGTGGCTGACCTTCGGACCCACCAACGTGTCCGTCCACCGGACCAGCGCCTTGATCGATCAATGCCTCTACCAAGAGGCCCTACAGGTCGCCTCTACCGTCACCGTCCCAACCGACTGGCCTGCCAGCAGGACTGCCCGACATCATGCGGAGATCGCCCGGGCACTGCTGTGGACCAACAAGCACGACGCGGCATTCCAGAACCTTCTACGGGCCCGTGAGCTCGCTCCACAGCAGTCACGGCACAGCCCAACGGTACGGGAGACGATGTTCGCCATCGTGCGTGCCCGCCGGACCGTACCCGACACCGTCACCGGGTTCGCTGCCTGGCTGGGTATCTGACTCACTATCACCAGGTCGTGATAGTTGGCTCCCTTGCAGCCCGGCACGCTTCTACTGGCAGACGACCAGTCAGGAGCAGCAGTGCACGTGATGGAGCGCGCTACCGCGCGATGGGTTCCGCCGGAGGGCACGGTTGAGGCCGTAGCAGCCGGGCAGTTCTGGGACGCGGTCGCCGTCCCTCAGCACATCGGCCTTGCGGCCCTGGAGAACCTCGGACAGGCTTCAATGCGGCGCCCTGGCCCGGTTGTCCGGGATAGCCCCGGCTGGCCCCGGCTGTACTTCCTCATCCCAGTTGCCTCGCCTCTGGCATGGACCCACGAGCGCTTGCTGACGGCCGGTTCGTTCGTCACGGTTCCGGGGCCAACGACGCTGGAGTCGCCCGGGCCATGCTGGATTGTTCCTCCCGATCCGGACGACCCGGGCGCTTTGGTGGACGCGGGCCTGCTAAGGCGCGCCCTGGACCGGGTGCGCACCGCCGCCGTGGCGGAGTATCACCCTTTGGGCTCAGCGCCTCAGCGGATGCTCGTAACCCTCGCTCAGCTGCATTCGGCGGCTTGCATCGTCTGTGGGGCCGAGGGCAGTGCCTTCGTGCCTGCTGGCCATGCTGTGACGCCGCCGTCCGGTCCGGGGCAGCTCGCGTGGGCCTTGGTGGCGTGCGCCAACCACGTTGGCGAGGGGCCGTGATGGCCACCGTCACCGATCCGCGGCACGCCGACCTGTACGCCTCCGTCGCCGCCTTCCTCACCGAGTACCGCCTGCATCCGTACCCCGCGTCCTGTCTCGCGCACGGGTACGTCGACCTGTGCCTCGCGGCGTGGCCGGGGGCCCGCGGCGCGCAGCTCGACCTCGCGACCCGCTGGGCGCTGTGGACGTGGACGGCCGACGACTACTTGGACGACGGTCTGCGCTCCGCCGATCGGGACGAGATCCACGCGCTCTACCGTGATCTGCTGGCCGCGCCCATCGACGGCGCGCGACTCACCACCGGCCACCCGCTCGCGCTCGCGCTGACCGAACTGTGCCGGGACACCTGCGCGATGATGACGGCGCAGTGGTGGGAGCGCTACCGGCGCCACCTCTTCGCGTGGCTGGACGCCGCAGCGGACAAGCTCACCGACTTCCTGCAGCCGCACCGGACGCCGACCTTGCGCGAGTACCTCGCGCTCCGTCCGACCGATGGCGGCATGGTGCTCGCCGCGATGTGGTGCGAGCTGGCCGAGCAGTGCGTCACGCCCGACTGGAACGATCCGTTGGTCCGCAGCCTGGTCGCCGCGTTCTCGTCGGTCGGCTTCCTCACCAACGACCTCGCCGCCCCCGACACGGACACCTTCACGGCGATCGCCGCCCTGGCCGCCAGCCAGGGCCTCCCACCGACCGAGGCCCGGCAGGAGGCACTGGCGCTGCTGGCGGCAGAAGAACGCCGGTTCTGGTGGCTGTACACCGCTGTCCGGGACGACGAACTCGACCCCGCCACGGTCCAGTTCGCCCGGTCGCTCGACCGGTTCCGCTACGCCCTGACCGCCTGGACCAGGGCCAGCACCCGGTACGCGCTGATCGAACCGCAGGTCGCCCGGTGACCGAGCCAGTCGACCCCGCGCCGGAGCAGGACACTGGCGGTGACGCGCACGCCCACCTGCGTGCGCTCGGCCGGCGCCTGGACATCGCGGCTGTCAGCGGCGCCCCGGACAGGGCACTGGACAGGCTGCTCACGAGGATGTCCGCGGCCCGCCTGCGGATCACGGCTCCGGTGGCCCGGGGCCTCGCACTGCCGTGCGCCCCGGCGCCGGTGCCGCTGCGAGTTCGGCGGCTGCGGCTGGTGGCGTGACGCGGACGCTGCCGATCAGACTCCCGCGTCGGCTACCTGCCTGCTGCCGTGCAGCGGCCGGGGCGGGCCCGACGCCACAACCCAAGTGGTCAGAGGTACCCAGATGCTCCGGCCTGCCAACCCGGCGAGTCGGCACCTCACGCACAAGGAGAGAACGCCATGAGTAACGCCGTCCCCGTCCAGGGATACGACCCCGCCGGCGCGCCGGGCCTGGAGTGGATCAAGAGCAGCATGTGTCGGCCGACCCAGCTCGACGACTGCATCGGCCTCGCGGCCGACGGCGACCGGGTCCGCATCGGCATCACCACGGACCCCGACCAGATCCCGCTCACCGCCACCCGCGACGAGCTCAGCGCCTTCGTGCGCGGCGCCCAGGCCGGCGACTTCGACCACCTGATCTGACCCACCACCGCTGCGGGCTCCCCGTGTTCCTCCTCGGACCGGGGGGAGCCCGCCCCGCCCGCACACCCATCCCAGGGGGCTGTAGATGTCCACCCTCGCCCGTCTCGTTGGTGAGCCGCAGGAGTTCACTGCCGGTTGGCCCGCCGAGCCGACCGTCTACCAGCGCGACGCCGCCGACCTGGCCGAGCTGTTCACCCACGGCGACGCCCGCCGCATCGTCACCGATCCGGCCCTGCGGCCG from Kitasatospora sp. NBC_01250 includes these protein-coding regions:
- a CDS encoding peptidoglycan recognition protein family protein; protein product: MQLVTRAEWGAQPPKADWTYVATTQGVKVHYEGEPVPADLVDHHEWCAGRVRAIQAAHLANPTEGWIDIAYNAVICPHSYVFEGRGPHHETGANGNQPLNLAHYAVCAMLGDSGLTEPNDALLAGVCDAIEWLRREGGAGSEVKGHRDGYPTQCPGDPLYAWILAGAPRPAPGGHVPPPGAAGPSHPGGRRGTPGPRKGSRPPRPPQAPPGAAG
- a CDS encoding flavoprotein; translated protein: MPTDRVLYLLGSAAPPVLNLAPVIEQAQTDGWRVCLGLTPTAADWLTGELAELERLTGHPVRSRHRRPGEPDVWPPATAALLAPATFNTLNSWALGLTSSFIVGFAAEAIGKGIPLVTMPCVNSAFLAHPQFEHSVAVLRGAGVRVLLGPGGFVPNIPGQGNPAAYPWGAALATVRNVT
- a CDS encoding helix-turn-helix domain-containing protein, whose translation is MANPDPDSVGARIAAFRKVRHLTQRGLADRANISYSLMFKIEQGDKPASPPVLAALARALSVSVADLTGQPYVDALCQDRLDGLIQPIREALDLFDLGADDDLSIRSIQELVADADRMCGLIRGGDLRTVAAELAGLIAEITSAAYTTPDDRLWQALASTYRSAYDIAHKLGFHDLSALALDRMAWASERASDAVSASTRQYLRSLAYLRAGQYRTGMRIAEVGRQLAAQAADGLEREAVIGQLHLGSAVLAARAGQRDEAEEQLAAADRIANEVGEIHRVRWLTFGPTNVSVHRTSALIDQCLYQEALQVASTVTVPTDWPASRTARHHAEIARALLWTNKHDAAFQNLLRARELAPQQSRHSPTVRETMFAIVRARRTVPDTVTGFAAWLGI
- a CDS encoding terpene synthase family protein; the encoded protein is MATVTDPRHADLYASVAAFLTEYRLHPYPASCLAHGYVDLCLAAWPGARGAQLDLATRWALWTWTADDYLDDGLRSADRDEIHALYRDLLAAPIDGARLTTGHPLALALTELCRDTCAMMTAQWWERYRRHLFAWLDAAADKLTDFLQPHRTPTLREYLALRPTDGGMVLAAMWCELAEQCVTPDWNDPLVRSLVAAFSSVGFLTNDLAAPDTDTFTAIAALAASQGLPPTEARQEALALLAAEERRFWWLYTAVRDDELDPATVQFARSLDRFRYALTAWTRASTRYALIEPQVAR
- a CDS encoding DUF397 domain-containing protein, giving the protein MSNAVPVQGYDPAGAPGLEWIKSSMCRPTQLDDCIGLAADGDRVRIGITTDPDQIPLTATRDELSAFVRGAQAGDFDHLI